The nucleotide window ATCGATCCTCCCTCCTGCTGGATGCCGCCTCCCTTGCCGATGTTCTTGACGATGGCCTCAAATCCGTTCTTGCTGTCGGCGTGATACTTGACGATGCGCGTCGAACCATCGGGCTCATCCAGAGTGTACTCTCCCTTGACGACATCTCCGTCCCGGACTTCCCACTGGCTCTTGTGGTCACCGGTGTGATAGTCCTTCACTCCGTACTCGAACTTGTACTTCGGATAGGCGTAAAAGTCCTTGCCTTCGTATCCACCGAtgcctccgccgccgatgccgccctCGAAGCCACCGCCGATACCGCCCTCGAAACCAC belongs to Anopheles cruzii unplaced genomic scaffold, idAnoCruzAS_RS32_06 scaffold04851_ctg1, whole genome shotgun sequence and includes:
- the LOC128277235 gene encoding adult-specific cuticular protein ACP-20-like, which produces MQFSAVIVVLTVAGVCLAYEHHGFVSEVKHIPYKYYGGSGGGGIGGGIGGGFGGEQGGFEGGIGGGFEGGIGGGGIGGYEGKDFYAYPKYKFEYGVKDYHTGDHKSQWEVRDGDVVKGEYTLDEPDGSTRIVKYHADSKNGFEAIVKNIGKGGGIQQEG